One genomic window of Arvicola amphibius chromosome 4, mArvAmp1.2, whole genome shotgun sequence includes the following:
- the LOC119812832 gene encoding olfactory receptor 2Y1-like, producing the protein MKSLNTSLEEGFLLLGFSDWPHLEPVFFAFISVFYSLTLFGNTVIIILSRLDVRLHTPMYYFLCHLSFLDLCYTASTVPQLLVNLSGLDRTITFARCVAQLCIVLSLGGTECVLLVAMAIDRYAAVCRPLHYTTIMHPLLCRALVIFSWVGGLVNSLIQTSLVMAMPLCGHQLNHFFCELPVLLKLACEDTRGTEANLFVARVIILVCPLVLILGSYAHIARAVLNIKSMAGRRKAFGTCASHLIVVTLFYGSAISTYLQPVHRYSEREGKFLALFYTIVTPMLNPLIYTLRNKDVKGALWKVLGRGTDSK; encoded by the coding sequence ATGAAAAGCCTGAACACCAGTTTGGAAGAGGGCTTCCTGCTGCTGGGCTTCTCAGACTGGCCTCACCTAGAACCTGTCTTTTTTGCCTTCATCTCTGTTTTCTACTCTCTGACTCTCTTCGGCAACACTGTGATCATCATTCTGTCACGACTGGACGTTCGCctacacacacccatgtactaCTTTCTCTGCCACCTCTCCTTCCTGGACCTCTGCTACACCGCCAGCACTGTGCCCCAGCTGCTGGTCAACCTCTCTGGACTCGACAGGACCATCACCTTTGCAAGGTGTGTGGCCCAGCTCTGCATAGTGCTCTCACTGGGAGGAACTGAGTGTGTGCTTTTGGTGGCAATGGCTATCGACCGCTATGCCGCCGTGTGCCGCCCACTCCACTACACAACCATTATGCATCCCCTTCTCTGCAGGGCGTTAGTTATATTCTCCTGGGTGGGAGGACTCGTGAACTCTCTGATCCAGACAAGCCTCGTGATGGCCATGCCTCTCTGTGGACACCAGCTGAACCACTTCTTCTGCGAGCTGCCTGTTCTCCTGAAGTTGGCCTGTGAGGACACACGAGGAACAGAAGCCAATCTGTTTGTGGCCCGGGTCATTATCTTAGTCTGTCCTTTAGTGCTAATTCTGGGCTCCTATGCCCACATTGCCAGGGCAGTGCTGAACATTAAGTCAATGGCTGGTCGCAGAAAGGCTTTTGGGACGTGTGCATCGCACCTCATTGTGGTTACCCTGTTTTATGGCTCGGCCATCTCCACCTATCTCCAACCTGTCCACAGGTATtctgagagggagggaaaatttCTTGCCCTTTTTTATACAATTGTCACCCCCATGCTCAACCCTCTGATTTATACCCTGAGGAACAAGGATGTGAAGGGGGCTCTGTGGAAGGTACTAGGGAGAGGCACAGACTCCAAGTAG
- the LOC119812722 gene encoding olfactory receptor 2Y1-like, whose protein sequence is MKSLNTSLEEGFLLLGFSDWPHLEPVFFAFISVFYSLTLFSNTVIIILSRLDVRLHTPMYYFLCHLSFLDLCFTASTVPQLLVNLSGLDRTISFARCVAQLFIMLSLGGIECVLLVAMAVDRYAAVCRPLHYTTIMHPLLCRALVIFSWVGGLVNSLIQTSLVMAMPLCGHQLNHFFCELPVLLKLACEDTGGTEANLFVARVIILVCPLVLILGSYAHIARAVLNIKSMASRRKAFGTCASHLIVVTLFYGSAISTYLQPVHRYSEGEGKFVALFYTVVTPMLNPLIYTLRNKDVKGALWRVLGRGTDSR, encoded by the coding sequence ATGAAAAGCCTGAACACCAGTTTGGAAGAGGGCTTCCTGCTGCTGGGCTTCTCAGACTGGCCTCACCTAGAACCTGTCTTTTTTGCCTTCATCTCTGTTTTCTACTCTCTGACTCTCTTCAGCAACACCGTGATCATCATTCTGTCACGACTGGACGTTCGCctacacacacccatgtactaCTTTCTCTGCCACCTCTCCTTCCTGGACCTCTGCTTCACCGCCAGCACTGTGCCCCAGCTGCTGGTCAACCTCTCTGGACTCGACAGGACCATCAGCTTTGCAAGGTGTGTAGCCCAGCTCTTCATAATGCTCTCACTGGGAGGAATTGAGTGTGTGCTTTTGGTGGCAATGGCTGTCGACCGCTATGCCGCCGTGTGCCGCCCACTCCACTACACAACCATTATGCATCCCCTTCTCTGCAGGGCGTTGGTTATATTCTCCTGGGTGGGAGGACTCGTGAACTCTCTGATCCAGACAAGCCTCGTGATGGCCATGCCTCTCTGTGGACACCAGCTGAACCACTTCTTCTGCGAGCTGCCTGTTCTCCTGAAGTTGGCTTGTGAGGACACAGGAGGAACAGAAGCCAATCTGTTTGTGGCCCGGGTCATTATCTTAGTCTGTCCTTTAGTGCTAATTCTGGGCTCCTATGCCCACATTGCCAGGGCAGTGCTGAACATTAAGTCAATGGCTAGTCGCAGAAAGGCTTTTGGGACATGTGCGTCTCACCTCATTGTGGTTACCCTGTTTTATGGCTCGGCCATCTCCACCTATCTCCAACCTGTCCACAGGTACTCTGAGGGTGAGGGGAAGTTTGTTGCTCTTTTTTATACAGTAGTCACCCCCATGCTCAACCCTCTGATTTATACACTGAGGAACAAGGATGTGAAGGGGGCTCTGTGGAGGGTACTGGGGAGAGGCACAGACTCCAGgtag